The genomic window TTCAGCACAGCAGTACGTAGGTAGGTCAGGGCTGCGTCGGACGCCCGCAGCGGCCAGTGCCGGTACAGCTCGGCAAAGGCCTCCTGTACGACGTCTTCTGCCGCCTGCCGGTCGTCCACCATCAGCACGGCCAGCCGGAGCAGCCCGACCCAGTGCTGCTGGTAGAGCGCCGAGACCGCTCCCTGTGCGTCCACAGGTGCTGGGCGGCTGATGCTCACCATTGGATTCGTCACACCGCTACAGACGCCCGTTGCTCAGAAACGCTGCATGCGGTCGCGTACCCACTCCAGATGCACCAGAGCGTGCTCCCGCTGCCAGGGGCGGATCGTGGGGAGCCCAGGTGGCGCCGGCTGCGCAGCGCCCCACCACAGCCCGCCTGCGATGGCAGCGATGAAGCCTGTGATCGCCGCGTCGTCCGGTAGTTCCGGGAGCGTCACCGAACCACGCATCTCTGCGTGCAGGATCACCGTGTCCGCCCAGCGCGGTGCCAGCCCCGGGTGTGCCCAGTCGATGAACACCACCCGGTCGTCGGTCAGGATGATGTTGTCGGCCCGCAGGTCCCAGTGCGCCAGCGCCTTGCCCTCGGCCAGCGCCCTGATGCCGACCCGGGCCAACTCGGCGAAAGCCTCCACATCGACCCAGGACGGCACAGCGAGGTTGTCCGCGAGCACGTTGTCCCACCGGCTCAGGAAGTCATGGCTGCGTACGGCGATCACCGGTGCGTCCGGCCACGGCGACGGGTCCAGTACGTCGGTCAGCTCCGCCAGCGCGTCCAGGACCCGGTCCGCGTCGTCCTGTACCCACGGATGCGGCGGGAGGCGGCCGTCGATGTCCTCGAAGAGCATGCCGACCCAGTCACCGTCGTCGTACACCGCGTACAGCTCCGGAGCCATCGGGAGCCGGCCGATCGCCTGCGTCGCGGTGATCTCCAGCCGGAACAGCTCCGGCGTCTTCGGGTTCAGCGACGTACCGACTGCCTTCAGGAACGCGCTGCGACCGGACGCCGTCACCAGCCGGGCTGCGGTACCGGGGGAGAAGCCGCCCTGCTGCGTCTTGGCCGACACCACGACGGAACCGAGCGTGCGCTCCACCCACGAGCGCAGCCGAGCGGGCAGCTCGTCGTACGGCAACCGGACCCCAGCAGCGTGTGCCATGCGTCCCGAGGGTAGAGGCCCGGGCGGCCGCCCGCCCGGGATTTTCGAATCTGCTGGACCCGCATGGGATGATTGACCAGATATTCACGCCGCAACGACCGAACTGGACCCCTCCGTGCCCGCTGGCTCCACGAATGTGCCGCAGCCGGGTCGTACCGACCCGTCGCTGATCCGGAACTTCTGCATCATCGCCCACATCGACCACGGGAAGTCGACGCTGGCCGACCGGATGCTGCAGATCACCGGGGTGGTCGACGACCGCTCGATGCGGGCGCAGTACCTCGACCGGATGGACATCGAGCGCGAGCGCGGCATCACGATCAAGTCGCAGGCGGTCCGGCTGCCGTTCACGCCGGGCCCGGACTCCCCGGGCGGCCTGCTGGCCCCGGACGGTACGACGTACATCCTGAACATGATCGACACGCCGGGGCACGTGGACTTCACCTACGAGGTCTCGCGGTCGCTCGAGGCGTGCGAGGGCGCCGTACTGCTCGTCGACGCCGCGCAGGGGATCGAGGCGCAGACCCTCGCGAACCTGTACCTCGCGCTGAACGCGGACCTGCATATCATCCCGGTGCTGAACAAGATCGACCTGCCGAGCGCCCAGCCGGAGAAGTACTCCGAGGAGCTGGCGAACATCATCGGCTGCAGCCCGTCGGACGTGCTCAAGGTCTCGGCGAAGACCGGCGAGGGCGTCGAGGAGCTGCTCAGCGAGATCGTCGCGCAGATCGACCCGCCGAAGGGCGTCAAGGACGCGCCGCCGCGGGCGCTGATCTTCGACTCGGTCTACGACACCTACCGCGGCGTGGTCACCTACGTCCGGGTCGTCGACGGCGAGCTGATCCACCGTGACCGGATCAAGATGATGTCGACCGGTGCGGTGCACGAGATGCTCGAGGTCGGCGTGATCTCGCCGGAGCCGATGAAGACGCCGAGTATCGGTGTCGGCGAGGTCGGTTACCTGATCACCGGTGTGAAGGACGTCCGGCAGTCCCGCGTCGGTGACACCGTCACCTCCTCGGTGCACGGCGCGACCGAGGCGCTCGGCGGCTACAAGCACCCGCAGCCGATGGTGTACTCCGGCCTGTTCCCGATCGACGGCGACGACTACCCGACGCTGCGGGACGCCCTCGAGCGCCTACAGCTGAACGACGCGGCCCTCCAGTACGAGCCGGAGACCTCGGGCGCGCTCGGTTTCGGCTTCCGCTGCGGGTTCCTCGGGCTGCTGCACATGGAGATCGTCCGCGAGCGGCTCGAGCGCGAGTTCGACCTGGACCTGATCTCGACCGCGCCGAACGTCGTCTACCGGGTCGAGATGGAGGACGGCAAGGAGTACGTCGTCACGAACCCGAGCGAGTTCCCCGAAGGCAAGATCGCCGATATCTACGAGCCGGTCGTCCGTGCGACGATCCTGAGCCCGAAGGATTTCATCGGCGTGATCATGGAGCTCTGCCAGTCCAAGCGGGGCAGTCTGCTCGGCATGGACTACCTGTCCGAGGACCGGGTCGAGCTGCGCTACACCCTGCCGCTGGCCGAGATCGTCTTCGACTTCTTCGACCAGTTGAAGTCCAAGACCAAGGGCTACGCGTCGCTGGACTACGAGCCCACCGGTGAGCAGTCGGCCGCGCTGGTCAAGGTGGACATCCTGCTGCAGGGCGAGACGGTGGACGCGTTCTCCGCGATCGTGCACCGCGACAACGCCTACTCCTACGGCGTGGCGCTGGCCGGCAAGCTGAAGGAACTGATCCCGAGGCAGCAGTTCGAGGTGCCGATCCAGGCCGCGATCGGGTCCCGGATCATCGCCCGTGAGTCGATCCGCGCGATGCGCAAGGACGTGCTCGCGAAGTGCTACGGCGGTGACATCACCCGCAAGCGCAAGCTGCTCGAGAAGCAGAAGGAAGGCAAGAAGCGGATGAAGATGGTCGGCCGCGTCGAGGTCCCGCAGGAGGCCTTCATCGCCGCCCTGCGCACCACCGAGTCCTCCGAGAAGGCAGGCAAGAAGTAGGTTGCCGATCCAGATACCCGAAGGCCTGCTGGTCGTCTCCTCTCGCGGGCAGGACTGGGCCGACTGGCTCGATCGGCTTCCGCGGCTGACCCGGGACCTGCTCGACGAGT from Kribbella jejuensis includes these protein-coding regions:
- a CDS encoding phosphotransferase codes for the protein MAHAAGVRLPYDELPARLRSWVERTLGSVVVSAKTQQGGFSPGTAARLVTASGRSAFLKAVGTSLNPKTPELFRLEITATQAIGRLPMAPELYAVYDDGDWVGMLFEDIDGRLPPHPWVQDDADRVLDALAELTDVLDPSPWPDAPVIAVRSHDFLSRWDNVLADNLAVPSWVDVEAFAELARVGIRALAEGKALAHWDLRADNIILTDDRVVFIDWAHPGLAPRWADTVILHAEMRGSVTLPELPDDAAITGFIAAIAGGLWWGAAQPAPPGLPTIRPWQREHALVHLEWVRDRMQRF
- the lepA gene encoding translation elongation factor 4, with the translated sequence MPAGSTNVPQPGRTDPSLIRNFCIIAHIDHGKSTLADRMLQITGVVDDRSMRAQYLDRMDIERERGITIKSQAVRLPFTPGPDSPGGLLAPDGTTYILNMIDTPGHVDFTYEVSRSLEACEGAVLLVDAAQGIEAQTLANLYLALNADLHIIPVLNKIDLPSAQPEKYSEELANIIGCSPSDVLKVSAKTGEGVEELLSEIVAQIDPPKGVKDAPPRALIFDSVYDTYRGVVTYVRVVDGELIHRDRIKMMSTGAVHEMLEVGVISPEPMKTPSIGVGEVGYLITGVKDVRQSRVGDTVTSSVHGATEALGGYKHPQPMVYSGLFPIDGDDYPTLRDALERLQLNDAALQYEPETSGALGFGFRCGFLGLLHMEIVRERLEREFDLDLISTAPNVVYRVEMEDGKEYVVTNPSEFPEGKIADIYEPVVRATILSPKDFIGVIMELCQSKRGSLLGMDYLSEDRVELRYTLPLAEIVFDFFDQLKSKTKGYASLDYEPTGEQSAALVKVDILLQGETVDAFSAIVHRDNAYSYGVALAGKLKELIPRQQFEVPIQAAIGSRIIARESIRAMRKDVLAKCYGGDITRKRKLLEKQKEGKKRMKMVGRVEVPQEAFIAALRTTESSEKAGKK